Proteins encoded together in one Bos indicus x Bos taurus breed Angus x Brahman F1 hybrid chromosome 28, Bos_hybrid_MaternalHap_v2.0, whole genome shotgun sequence window:
- the SNCG gene encoding gamma-synuclein, which produces MDVFKKGFSIAKEGVVGAVEKTKQGVTEAAEKTKEGVMYVGAKTKEGVVQSVTSVAEKTKEQANAVSEAVVSSVNTVATKTVEEVENIAVTSGVVHKEALKQPVPSQEDEAAKAEEQVAEETKSGGD; this is translated from the exons ATGGACGTCTTCAAGAAGGGTTTCTCCATTGCCAAGGAGGGTGTGGTGGGTGCCGTGGAAAAGACCAAGCAGGGAGTGACAGAGGCAGCTGAGAAGACCAAGGAGGGTGTCATGTATGTGG gaGCTAAGACCAAAGAGGGTGTTGTGCAGAGTGTGACTTCAG TGGCTGAGAAGACCAAGGAGCAGGCCAACGCCGTGAGTGAGGCCGTGGTCTCCAGTGTCAACACCGTGGCCACCAAGACTGTGGAGGAGGTGGAGAACATTGCAGTCACCTCTGGAGTGGTGCACAAG GAGGCCCTGAAGCAACCTGTCCCCTCACAGGAGGATGAGGCGGCCAAAGCGGAAGAGCAAGTGGCTGAGGAG ACCAAGAGTGGGGGAGATTAG
- the ADIRF gene encoding adipogenesis regulatory factor, with protein sequence MASKGLQDLKKQVEGAAQEAVTSAGTAVQQVVDQATEAGQKAMDQVAKTTQETIDQTANQASETFSGFGKKLGLLK encoded by the exons ATGGCCAGCAAGGGCTTGCAGGACCTGAAGAAGCAAGTGGAGGGGGCGGCCCAGGAAGCGG TGACATCGGCCGGAACAGCGGTTCAGCAAGTGGTGGATCAGGCCACAGAAGCAGGGCAGAAAG cCATGGACCAGGTTGCCAAGACTACCCAGGAAACCATCGACCAGACTGCTAACCAGGCCTCTGAGACTTTCTCGGGTTTTGGGAAAAAACTTGGCCTCCTGAAATGA